The stretch of DNA GCGCGATCCCAAACCAGAGGATGCGCGCGAGACGTCTTGCCTCACTGCTTCTGTGCGGCGGGTTCAGCTATAGCTCGGCGTCATCTCGTGGGGGGATCACATGACACCATCATTCGTCTCGGCAATTTTGGAGAACAAGGCCAGCTATGCGGTCGCCCGCGTCCTGCTCACTTTGCCCTTTTGGGCAAGTGGCCTGGCAAAGCTTATAGATTTCCAGGGCGGCGCCGCCGAGATGGAGCATTACGGCTTCACGCCGGGAGCGATCTTCAACATCGCCGTGATCATCGTGCAGCTCGGTGGCTCGCTGCTCGTCATCCTCAACCGAGCCGCTTGGCTTGGGGCCGGCGCCTTGGGCGTCTTCACCGCGCTCACCATTCTGCTGGTCCACACCTTCTGGACGAAAGAAGGCGAGAGCGCGATGATTTCGATGTTCTTCGCGCTCGAGCATATCGGCATGATCGGCGGTTTGATCCTGGCGACCATCCTCTCGGTCAAGACCTCTCGCGCTGCGTGAATTGCATGCGAGATCGCGGGGCGGCTCAGCCAGCCCGCCCCACGAATCCGACGATCTTCCGCACATCCCTCATGATCGGCTCGGCAAGGGCTCGCGCGCGATCCGCCCCATCCGACAGGATGGCATC from Rhodoligotrophos sp. CJ14 encodes:
- a CDS encoding DoxX family protein, with protein sequence MTPSFVSAILENKASYAVARVLLTLPFWASGLAKLIDFQGGAAEMEHYGFTPGAIFNIAVIIVQLGGSLLVILNRAAWLGAGALGVFTALTILLVHTFWTKEGESAMISMFFALEHIGMIGGLILATILSVKTSRAA